A window from Culex pipiens pallens isolate TS chromosome 3, TS_CPP_V2, whole genome shotgun sequence encodes these proteins:
- the LOC120421548 gene encoding DNA replication factor Cdt1 isoform X2 codes for MSQPTVAAYFNTRKRPAAVGSDAGVAAAIRSKNAIADAGRTTTTEKMAATPETRRVTRATRSIKRIGAVTVDEKTREMLEQPKLVKFLKMGMLSPKKRLQASPAKAKSATPTKAASQPVASAKVEFGAANSAGNVDRGMKTPTKVAPVPVAGPSVSEMSMDQIKAKLSRSARLAELKTSLNKLQSGFDKLDRMEKVRLEETRKKPVPPSPGTAARNLKEFQTLEVEVPVSPQKPFASPTKMLHRTPTKANHNSLMSPQKSAVTPKRLAALMSPIKSPSKATPVTASPTKVPAYQRFQTLADSGRPALQLPYKYRCLGELFKCIDTVCAMFHNRKEQITFRKLKPAVQRMARKNFYESHLAQINTLFPDAFLLSQEMTKNYGSAAKHETYQLVIKPNVEEKAVKPIDDDSNVIRNAQNTSMNPQILIERCQKFNRLLLAKAKDAHEKFLLALDPPMRIAKEKLTRWHPEFDLESCPDIAQTPLPLPPNVERFSSAKDVLSTARNLFNCGTAMERAMDRLEEKKRQESTTTPDATPTPTEPPTKTDDPVQSALKNVPKSLLDKIRAKQAAKALDQMTRRPSQEKEAITYGRLPEIARHLRNVFVTERKSVLPLESALAKIENSYRGKLTLRDLEEHLKIMAQLVPFWLTLTEVRKTMYAKISKDCDLGKVVTLLEKKANETLRC; via the exons ATGTCCCAACCGACGGTCGCCGCATATTTCAACACGCGAAAGCGTCCGGCAGCTGTTGGGAGCGATGCGGGTGTTGCCGCGGCCATCCGGTCCAAG AATGCCATCGCAGACGCCggaaggacgacgacgacggaaaaGATGGCCGCAACGCCGGAGACACGACGGGTTACGCGGGCGACGCGGTCCATCAAGCGCATCGGAGCGGTGACGGTGGACGAGAAGACCCGGGAGATGCTGGAGCAGCCCAAGCTGGTTAAGTTCTTGAAGATGGGGATGCTTTCGCCGAAGAAGCGCCTGCAGGCCAGTCCGGCCAAGGCTAAGTCGGCCACCCCGACCAAGGCGGCGTCCCAGCCGGTGGCGTCGGCTAAAGTTGAATTCGGTGCAGCTAATAGTGCGGGGAATGTGGACCGGGGGATGAAAACACCGACGAAGGTGGCGCCGGTTCCGGTGGCCGGTCCCAGCGTGAGCGAAATGTCCATGGACCAGATCAAGGCGAAGCTTAGCCGCAGTGCGAGGCTGGCCGAGCTGAAGACCTCGCTGAACAAGCTGCAGAGTGGATTTGATAAGCTGGACCGGATGGAGAAGGTACGGCTGGAGGAGACCAGGAAGAAGCCGGTACCGCCGAGCCCGGGGACGGCAGCTAGGAATTTGAAGGAGTTCCAGACGCTGGAGGTGGAGGTGCCGGTGAG CCCACAAAAACCGTTCGCCTCGCCCACCAAGATGCTGCACCGCACCCCGACCAAGGCCAACCACAACTCGCTGATGTCCCCGCAGAAATCGGCCGTCACGCCGAAGCGCCTGGCCGCGTTGATGAGCCCCATCAAGTCGCCCTCGAAGGCTACCCCGGTGACGGCCAGCCCGACCAAGGTGCCGGCCTACCAGCGGTTCCAAACGCTGGCGGATTCGGGCCGTCCGGCGCTGCAGCTGCCGTACAAGTACCGCTGCCTGGGCGAGCTGTTCAAGTGCATTGACACCGTCTGCGCCATGTTCCACAACCGGAAGGAGCAGATCACGTTCCGGAAGCTGAAGCCGGCGGTGCAGCGGATGGCGCGGAAGAACTTTTACGAGAGCCATTTGGCGCAGATTAACACGCTGTTTCCGGATGCGTTTTTGCTGAGCCAGGAGATGACGAAGAACTACGGGTCGGCGGCGAAGCATGAGACGTACCAGTTGGTCATTAAGCCGAATGTGGAGGAGAAGGCGGTGAAGCCGATTGATGATGATTCGAATGTGATTAGGAATGCGCAGAACACGTCGATGAATCCGCAGATCTTGATCGAGCGTTGCCAGAAGTTCAACAGACTGCTGCTGGCCAAGGCCAAAGATGCCCACGAGAAGTTCTTGCTTGCACTGGATCCTCCGATGAGAATCGCTAAGGAAAAGCTGACCCGTTGGCATCCGGAGTTCGATCTGGAAAGCTGCCCGGATATCGCACAAACGCCACTTCCCCTACCTCCGAACGTGGAGCGATTCTCGTCGGCCAAGGACGTCCTCTCGACGGCGCGCAACCTGTTCAACTGCGGAACCGCCATGGAACGCGCCATGGACCGTCTGGAGGAGAAGAAACGCCAAGAATCAACCACAACCCCAGACGCCACCCCAACCCCAACCGAACCACCCACCAAGACTGACGACCCCGTCCAATCGGCCCTCAAAAACGTCCCCAAATCCCTCCTCGACAAGATCCGCGCCAAACAGGCCGCCAAAGCCTTGGACCAAATGACGCGACGACCCTCCCAGGAAAAGGAAGCCATCACGTACGGACGCCTGCCGGAAATCGCACGCCACCTGCGGAACGTCTTCGTGACCGAGCGCAAAAGTGTCCTCCCGCTCGAAAGCGCCCTCGCCAAAATCGAAAACAGCTACCGAGGAAAGCTCACCCTGCGAGACCTCGAGGAGCACCTGAAGATCATGGCCCAGCTGGTGCCGTTCTGGCTCACGCTGACCGAGGTCCGCAAGACGATGTACGCCAAAATTTCCAAAGACTGCGACCTCGGCAAGGTGGTCACGCTGCTCGAGAAGAAGGCCAACGAGACGCTCAGGTGTTGA
- the LOC120421548 gene encoding DNA replication factor Cdt1 isoform X1: MSQPTVAAYFNTRKRPAAVGSDAGVAAAIRSKVLVLEQDGGRVEDDGTGRVVFANYQNFLSKNAIADAGRTTTTEKMAATPETRRVTRATRSIKRIGAVTVDEKTREMLEQPKLVKFLKMGMLSPKKRLQASPAKAKSATPTKAASQPVASAKVEFGAANSAGNVDRGMKTPTKVAPVPVAGPSVSEMSMDQIKAKLSRSARLAELKTSLNKLQSGFDKLDRMEKVRLEETRKKPVPPSPGTAARNLKEFQTLEVEVPVSPQKPFASPTKMLHRTPTKANHNSLMSPQKSAVTPKRLAALMSPIKSPSKATPVTASPTKVPAYQRFQTLADSGRPALQLPYKYRCLGELFKCIDTVCAMFHNRKEQITFRKLKPAVQRMARKNFYESHLAQINTLFPDAFLLSQEMTKNYGSAAKHETYQLVIKPNVEEKAVKPIDDDSNVIRNAQNTSMNPQILIERCQKFNRLLLAKAKDAHEKFLLALDPPMRIAKEKLTRWHPEFDLESCPDIAQTPLPLPPNVERFSSAKDVLSTARNLFNCGTAMERAMDRLEEKKRQESTTTPDATPTPTEPPTKTDDPVQSALKNVPKSLLDKIRAKQAAKALDQMTRRPSQEKEAITYGRLPEIARHLRNVFVTERKSVLPLESALAKIENSYRGKLTLRDLEEHLKIMAQLVPFWLTLTEVRKTMYAKISKDCDLGKVVTLLEKKANETLRC; the protein is encoded by the exons ATGTCCCAACCGACGGTCGCCGCATATTTCAACACGCGAAAGCGTCCGGCAGCTGTTGGGAGCGATGCGGGTGTTGCCGCGGCCATCCGGTCCAAGGTACTGGTGCTGGAGCAGGACGGTGGTCGCGTGGAGGACGACGGCACGGGCCGAGTCGTTTTtgccaattatcaaaattttctttcCAAGAATGCCATCGCAGACGCCggaaggacgacgacgacggaaaaGATGGCCGCAACGCCGGAGACACGACGGGTTACGCGGGCGACGCGGTCCATCAAGCGCATCGGAGCGGTGACGGTGGACGAGAAGACCCGGGAGATGCTGGAGCAGCCCAAGCTGGTTAAGTTCTTGAAGATGGGGATGCTTTCGCCGAAGAAGCGCCTGCAGGCCAGTCCGGCCAAGGCTAAGTCGGCCACCCCGACCAAGGCGGCGTCCCAGCCGGTGGCGTCGGCTAAAGTTGAATTCGGTGCAGCTAATAGTGCGGGGAATGTGGACCGGGGGATGAAAACACCGACGAAGGTGGCGCCGGTTCCGGTGGCCGGTCCCAGCGTGAGCGAAATGTCCATGGACCAGATCAAGGCGAAGCTTAGCCGCAGTGCGAGGCTGGCCGAGCTGAAGACCTCGCTGAACAAGCTGCAGAGTGGATTTGATAAGCTGGACCGGATGGAGAAGGTACGGCTGGAGGAGACCAGGAAGAAGCCGGTACCGCCGAGCCCGGGGACGGCAGCTAGGAATTTGAAGGAGTTCCAGACGCTGGAGGTGGAGGTGCCGGTGAG CCCACAAAAACCGTTCGCCTCGCCCACCAAGATGCTGCACCGCACCCCGACCAAGGCCAACCACAACTCGCTGATGTCCCCGCAGAAATCGGCCGTCACGCCGAAGCGCCTGGCCGCGTTGATGAGCCCCATCAAGTCGCCCTCGAAGGCTACCCCGGTGACGGCCAGCCCGACCAAGGTGCCGGCCTACCAGCGGTTCCAAACGCTGGCGGATTCGGGCCGTCCGGCGCTGCAGCTGCCGTACAAGTACCGCTGCCTGGGCGAGCTGTTCAAGTGCATTGACACCGTCTGCGCCATGTTCCACAACCGGAAGGAGCAGATCACGTTCCGGAAGCTGAAGCCGGCGGTGCAGCGGATGGCGCGGAAGAACTTTTACGAGAGCCATTTGGCGCAGATTAACACGCTGTTTCCGGATGCGTTTTTGCTGAGCCAGGAGATGACGAAGAACTACGGGTCGGCGGCGAAGCATGAGACGTACCAGTTGGTCATTAAGCCGAATGTGGAGGAGAAGGCGGTGAAGCCGATTGATGATGATTCGAATGTGATTAGGAATGCGCAGAACACGTCGATGAATCCGCAGATCTTGATCGAGCGTTGCCAGAAGTTCAACAGACTGCTGCTGGCCAAGGCCAAAGATGCCCACGAGAAGTTCTTGCTTGCACTGGATCCTCCGATGAGAATCGCTAAGGAAAAGCTGACCCGTTGGCATCCGGAGTTCGATCTGGAAAGCTGCCCGGATATCGCACAAACGCCACTTCCCCTACCTCCGAACGTGGAGCGATTCTCGTCGGCCAAGGACGTCCTCTCGACGGCGCGCAACCTGTTCAACTGCGGAACCGCCATGGAACGCGCCATGGACCGTCTGGAGGAGAAGAAACGCCAAGAATCAACCACAACCCCAGACGCCACCCCAACCCCAACCGAACCACCCACCAAGACTGACGACCCCGTCCAATCGGCCCTCAAAAACGTCCCCAAATCCCTCCTCGACAAGATCCGCGCCAAACAGGCCGCCAAAGCCTTGGACCAAATGACGCGACGACCCTCCCAGGAAAAGGAAGCCATCACGTACGGACGCCTGCCGGAAATCGCACGCCACCTGCGGAACGTCTTCGTGACCGAGCGCAAAAGTGTCCTCCCGCTCGAAAGCGCCCTCGCCAAAATCGAAAACAGCTACCGAGGAAAGCTCACCCTGCGAGACCTCGAGGAGCACCTGAAGATCATGGCCCAGCTGGTGCCGTTCTGGCTCACGCTGACCGAGGTCCGCAAGACGATGTACGCCAAAATTTCCAAAGACTGCGACCTCGGCAAGGTGGTCACGCTGCTCGAGAAGAAGGCCAACGAGACGCTCAGGTGTTGA